GGCTGAAGATGCGCTCATCGGACCGGGAGATTCAGTATCGTCCTGCGCGGGTGCTGATGCAGGACTTCACCGGCGTGCCTGCAGTGGTCGACCTGGCTGCCATGCGCGACGCCATGGCCAAGGCCGGTGGCGATCCTCAGCGGATCAACCCATTGTCGCCGGTGGATCTGGTGATCGACCATTCGGTGATGGTCGACCGCTTCGGCTACGACGACGCCTATCAGGACAACGTCGACATCGAGATGAAACGCAACGGGGAGCGCTACGAGTTTCTGCGCTGGGGCCAGAAGGCGTTCAACAACTTCCGCGTCGTGCCGCCGGGGACCGGCATCTGCCACCAGGTCAATCTGGAGTATCTGTCCCAGAGCGTGTGGGCGTCTGAAGTGGACGGCAAGACCTGGGCTTATCCGGACACGCTCGTCGGTACCGATTCGCACACCACCATGGTCAATGGGCTCGGTGTGCTGGGTTGGGGGGTCGGCGGCATCGAGGCCGAGGCAGCGATGCTCGGCCAGCCGGTGTCCATGCTGATTCCGGAAGTGATCGGTTTCAAGATGACCGGCAAGCTGCCCGAAGGCGTGACCGCAACCGATCTGGTGCTGACGGTAACCCAGATGCTGCGGGCGAAGGGCGTCGTCGGCAAGTTCGTCGAGTTCTACGGCGACGGTCTGGCCGATCTGCCCCTGGCGGATCGCGCGACCATCGGCAATATGGCGCCCGAGTACGGTGCTACCTGCGGCTTCTTCCCGATTGACGAGATTTCGCTCGGTTACCTGCGCATGACCGGCCGCCCGGACGAGGTTATCGAACGTGTCGAAGCCTACTGCAAGGCGCAGGGGATGTGGCGCGAGAAAGGCATGGAACCGGAGTTCACCGACACGCTCGAGCTGGATTTGAGCGAGGTCGAGGTCAGCCTGGCCGGGCCGCGCCGCCCCCAGGATCGCGTATCGCTTGGCCGTGTCAGCAAGGCCTTCCAGGAGTTGATGGATCTGCAGCCGGCACCGCGCGACAAGGTCGAGATGCTCGAACACGGAGAAGGCACCCAGCGCGGCGAAGCACGCATCAGCATGGACGGCGAGGAGTTCACGCTCGAGCACGGCGCCGTGGTCATTGCCGCTATCACCTCCTGCACCAACACCTCGAACCCGAATGTCATGATGGCTGCCGGTCTGGTGGCGAAGAAGGCTGCCGAACTGGGCCTGCAGCGCAAGCCGTGGGTCAAGTCATCGCTCGCGCCCGGCTCCAAGGTCGTTACCGACTACCTGGAGAAGGCCGGGCTGACCGAGTATCTCGACAGGCTCGGCTTCAACCTGGTCGGCTACGGTTGCACCACCTGCATCGGCAACTCCGGGCCGCTGCCGGACGAAATCGCCAGGGCCATCGTCGATCATGACCTGGCGGTATCTTCGGTGCTGTCGGGCAACCGCAACTTTGAAGGCCGTGTGCATCCGCAGGTGCGCGCCAACTGGCTGGCGTCGCCGCCTTTGGTCGTAGCTTACGCATTGGCGGGCAATACGCGGATGAACCTGTTGGCCGAGCCGCTCGGGCATGACCAGAACAACCGGCCGGTCTTCCTCAAGGATATCTGGCCGAGCAATGCAGAGATTGCCGAGGCGGTGGCGAACGTCGATGGCAGCATGTTCCGCAAGCGCTACGCAGACGTATTCAGCGGTGACGAGCACTGGCAGTCGATCCGCGTGACCGAAAGCGACACCTACGCCTGGAACAGCGAGTCGAGCTACGTCCAGAATCCACCGTACTTCGAGACCATCGATCAGCCGCTGCAACCGCTCAAGCCGATTCAGGGCGCCCGGGTGTTGGCCGTGTTCGGCGACTCGATCACCACCGATCACATTTCACCGGCCGGCAATATCAAGGCCTCGTCACCGGCCGGTCGTTATCTGCAGGAGCTGGGCGTGAGCCCGGACGAGTTCAACTCCTACGGATCGCGTCGCGGCAACCATGAAGTGATGATGCGCGGCACCTTCGCCAACATCCGCATTCGCAATCGCATGCTCGGTGGCGAAGAGGGTGGCGAGACCATCCATGCGCCGAGTGGCGAGCGTCTGTCGATCTACGATGCTGCCATGCGTTACCAGAGCGAAGGCACGCCGCTGGTCGTGCTGGCCGGCAAGGAGTACGGCACCGGGTCGAGCCGCGACTGGGCGGCCAAGGGCACCAACCTGCTCGGCGTCAAGGCAGTGATTGCCGAAAGCTTCGAGCGGATTCACCGCTCCAACCTGGTTGGCATGGGCGTGCTGCCGCTGCAGTTCGTCAATGGTCAGGGCGTTGGCCCATTGGAGCTGGATGGTTACGAGACGCTGGATGTGCAAGGCATCGACGACAACCTTGCGCCTGGCCAGATGCTCAAGGTGGTCGGCAAGCGCAAGGACGGCAGCGATGTCGAGTTCGAGGCACTGTGCCGGATCGATACCCGCAACGAGATCGATTACTTCAAGGCGGGCGGGATCCTGCATTTCGTGTTGCGGGACATGAACCGGGCGTCCTGACGGACCGGCAGAGCGGAGCCCTGATCGGGCTCCGCTTCACGTACCTACGTACATCGCTGTTTGTAGGTAGGAGCGGGCATGACCGCGAAGCAG
Above is a window of Halopseudomonas nanhaiensis DNA encoding:
- the acnA gene encoding aconitate hydratase AcnA is translated as MSQGNSLDTLSTLQVGDKTYHYHSLPKAAEKLGSIDRLPVSLKVLLENLLRHEDGVTVTRDDIQAMADWLKMRSSDREIQYRPARVLMQDFTGVPAVVDLAAMRDAMAKAGGDPQRINPLSPVDLVIDHSVMVDRFGYDDAYQDNVDIEMKRNGERYEFLRWGQKAFNNFRVVPPGTGICHQVNLEYLSQSVWASEVDGKTWAYPDTLVGTDSHTTMVNGLGVLGWGVGGIEAEAAMLGQPVSMLIPEVIGFKMTGKLPEGVTATDLVLTVTQMLRAKGVVGKFVEFYGDGLADLPLADRATIGNMAPEYGATCGFFPIDEISLGYLRMTGRPDEVIERVEAYCKAQGMWREKGMEPEFTDTLELDLSEVEVSLAGPRRPQDRVSLGRVSKAFQELMDLQPAPRDKVEMLEHGEGTQRGEARISMDGEEFTLEHGAVVIAAITSCTNTSNPNVMMAAGLVAKKAAELGLQRKPWVKSSLAPGSKVVTDYLEKAGLTEYLDRLGFNLVGYGCTTCIGNSGPLPDEIARAIVDHDLAVSSVLSGNRNFEGRVHPQVRANWLASPPLVVAYALAGNTRMNLLAEPLGHDQNNRPVFLKDIWPSNAEIAEAVANVDGSMFRKRYADVFSGDEHWQSIRVTESDTYAWNSESSYVQNPPYFETIDQPLQPLKPIQGARVLAVFGDSITTDHISPAGNIKASSPAGRYLQELGVSPDEFNSYGSRRGNHEVMMRGTFANIRIRNRMLGGEEGGETIHAPSGERLSIYDAAMRYQSEGTPLVVLAGKEYGTGSSRDWAAKGTNLLGVKAVIAESFERIHRSNLVGMGVLPLQFVNGQGVGPLELDGYETLDVQGIDDNLAPGQMLKVVGKRKDGSDVEFEALCRIDTRNEIDYFKAGGILHFVLRDMNRAS